From candidate division KSB1 bacterium, the proteins below share one genomic window:
- the gspE gene encoding type II secretion system ATPase GspE: MAKKNVLLGDFLVEQGLITEEQLRKALAYQQKAGKLLGRSLIELGFIGEEELIKALSEQLGVQYVSLKNYRIDPEVVKLVPEELARNYRLIPLFAIEKTLTVAMANPLDVVAIDALSRTTGMKVEPVVCSEEEIAEAIEHYYGGNRIRSALRDLQLPLGKEEELEQVDEQTLRREAEEGPIIKLVNLILEQAVQDGASDIHVEPLEDRVRIRYRIDGVLHEVHSAPKAVQLALTSRLKILSDLNIAERRVPQDGRFRLHLQNREIDFRVSTLPTAFGEKVVLRILDKKKTIRLHELGLDERELAILRSLLKRPHGMILVTGPTGSGKTTTLYAALMELDRNSKNIVTLEDPIEYQLEGVSQSQVNPKIGLTFAAGLRSILRQDPDIVMVGEIRDLETAQISVQAALTGHLLLSTLHTNDAAGAVTRLIDMGVEPYLIASSVQGVVAQRLLRRVCPNCAEPWKPPAELLESLQVSLDPDVQFVRGKGCIGCKQLGYKGRIAIYEILVMDDELRELVLRRAPSTEIRNLAIRKGMRTLREAGLRKAAEGITTLDEVFRVTQLD; this comes from the coding sequence TTGGCCAAGAAGAACGTCCTACTCGGGGATTTTCTGGTCGAACAGGGACTGATCACCGAGGAGCAGCTCCGGAAGGCGCTTGCCTACCAGCAGAAGGCGGGCAAGCTCCTGGGACGCTCCCTCATCGAGCTTGGCTTCATTGGGGAGGAAGAGCTCATCAAAGCCCTGAGCGAGCAGCTGGGGGTCCAGTACGTCTCGCTCAAGAACTACCGCATTGATCCTGAGGTGGTCAAACTGGTGCCGGAGGAGCTGGCCCGGAACTACCGCCTCATCCCCCTTTTCGCGATCGAGAAGACGCTCACGGTGGCCATGGCCAATCCCCTCGATGTGGTGGCGATCGATGCCCTCAGTCGCACCACCGGGATGAAGGTGGAACCCGTCGTGTGCTCGGAGGAGGAGATTGCCGAAGCCATTGAGCACTACTACGGGGGAAATCGCATCCGCAGCGCGTTGCGGGATCTTCAACTGCCCCTTGGCAAGGAGGAAGAGCTCGAGCAGGTGGACGAACAAACCCTGCGCCGGGAGGCCGAGGAGGGACCCATTATCAAGCTGGTCAACCTCATCCTGGAGCAGGCGGTGCAAGACGGCGCCAGCGACATCCACGTGGAACCGCTGGAGGACCGCGTGCGCATTCGCTACCGCATCGACGGGGTGCTGCACGAGGTCCACAGCGCGCCGAAGGCGGTCCAGCTGGCGCTGACCTCGCGCCTCAAGATCCTTTCGGACCTCAACATTGCCGAGCGGCGAGTCCCACAGGACGGACGCTTCCGCCTCCACCTCCAGAACCGCGAGATCGACTTCCGGGTGTCGACCCTTCCGACCGCCTTTGGCGAGAAGGTCGTGCTCCGCATCCTCGATAAGAAGAAGACGATCCGCCTGCACGAACTGGGACTGGACGAGCGGGAGCTGGCCATCCTTCGCTCGCTTCTCAAGCGCCCCCACGGGATGATCCTGGTCACCGGACCCACAGGGAGCGGGAAAACTACCACCCTCTACGCGGCTCTGATGGAACTCGATCGGAACAGCAAAAACATCGTGACCCTCGAGGACCCGATCGAGTATCAGCTGGAGGGGGTCAGCCAATCGCAGGTCAATCCCAAGATCGGGCTCACCTTTGCGGCGGGCCTGCGCAGCATCCTGCGTCAGGACCCGGACATCGTGATGGTCGGCGAGATTCGCGATCTCGAGACCGCTCAGATCAGTGTACAAGCGGCCCTTACAGGCCACCTCCTGCTCTCCACCCTGCACACGAACGACGCCGCCGGGGCTGTCACCCGGCTGATCGACATGGGGGTGGAACCCTACTTGATCGCCTCTTCGGTCCAGGGAGTGGTGGCCCAGCGGCTCTTGCGGCGTGTCTGCCCGAACTGCGCGGAACCGTGGAAGCCCCCGGCTGAGCTCTTGGAGAGTTTACAGGTGTCGCTGGACCCAGATGTGCAATTCGTGCGCGGCAAGGGCTGCATCGGCTGCAAGCAATTGGGCTACAAAGGCCGAATCGCCATTTACGAGATCCTGGTCATGGACGACGAGCTGCGGGAGCTGGTGCTGCGGCGCGCTCCGTCCACCGAGATCCGCAATCTGGCCATCCGTAAGGGGATGCGGACGCTCCGCGAAGCAGGTCTCCGCAAAGCCGCCGAGGGGATCACAACCCTCGATGAGGTCTTCCGGGTAACTCAGCTGGACTAA